In Haliotis asinina isolate JCU_RB_2024 chromosome 15, JCU_Hal_asi_v2, whole genome shotgun sequence, the sequence AGCAATTAATTCAtctttccgcaagatgacatccttgaatattgcccaaaacactattttcagagactgtttATGGTTATAACGtgtgccatgtgcatcacccagaagcgagcgtacgctaaatagcattcggaatccgttcaggtacgaaccttttcgcgataaaaagttcaaaaggtatatgtcaactttcgcgatttggtaagctgtgttctggtTGGtgaatctcaaaggttacctaagGCGACCTcctataaggttttgttagactcagtggtggagtgtaacaaataagaCTGAGTTTACTCAGACTCCACTTTTCTTGACTCAATTTACGTCATTCGCCGATGTACTCTTAGTGCGTGTTTTCGATTTGTCCGAGCTGGTGGTCTGACCCTGTGGTTTCCGTGTACAGCAAGCTAGGTGGAGGACTCTCTTGTTGAAGACGCAGGCAATGCAGATGAAGACGCCTTGGCTGCCGTTCAGGATGATGGAGAGGTAAGAGAGAACCTCTAAGGGAAACACCTCCGCTAGGATCCCCACAATCCAGAATAGTCCTGTCAATGTTGAAAGTTTGATGTACACATGCAGATTGTGTCTACCCTTTGCCAAAGCCTCTCTCTGAATGAGACTGGTCTGTGCTATGGATCGAACAGCCCGACAGAACATGAATCCGTTCAGAAGCAGGATGACTCCAAGAGGTAAAGCAAACGCTAATCCTATTAGTAATGGTGAGGACAGGTAGCAGTGTCTTCCACCGTAGCCGATGCTGCTGCCGTTACTGGTGACGTATTGTGACGTTATTGTTGACGTTACTATGATCGCGGCAACTGTGTACGGGTAGGCAATATATTTAACAAGCGTTTTCAAAGATGAATGTCTTGGCATAGCGGCTAACGTCCGACTGCTGAACACTCTGTACATATGAAAACAGCACACGTTCATAGACAAGAGAGACGCCAACCAGAAAAAATGGATGAGGATCCCAAGTACTGCACATGATGTAGGATTCTCCGTCCCCCTGACGCCGAACTGCAGGAGGGACTGTGCTAGGAAGAGATTGACAACCAGACAGATGTTGTTCTTGGCTGGTAGGGATCTGAGGGATGGGAGCACCATATATACAGTGAAAGTGGTTGCAAGTCCTACCAAGGACAGAATCACGCATACATAGGATAAATACTGCCGAACAACTCCGTGGATACTGACCCGTTTTGGTCTTGGTACAGCATCGTACTTGCTGGTCAggacatcaacacatacacgcacatccCCGTCGGTGATGTCGAACTCGTAAGGTTGAAGGGGCACGTCCCCGTCAGTGAGGCGGATATCTCCAGTCGGGCTGCGTGTGTATTGGCTTGCGTTAAATATCACAAACTGACAAACCATGACGGGGGAAATATTTATGTAAGAATTCTCGTCCATCATGTATGATTCGTATTCGGGATTGTTCATAGTGATGGTCTGATGGGACATGGGTAGTTTGTCGCCGGGATTGGGTTTAATCAATGCTCGAGTAGTTTCAGCCGACGAAGAAGAAACAAGATTGACCTTGAATTGCATTACAGAGTCCCAACAGGTCATATTCCAAGGCTCATTTGTCAGATTAAGCGCTTGTTCCTCAAACACATCTCTATCCACGGGTTTGGTCACTGTAAGCTCGAACGTCAACATAACCTTCAAGTAATTTTCTGAACcgtctgttgtgatgctggggAAAATTTCACAGCTGAAATAGTCTGTTTGTAAAATGTCAGCTATTTCATGAACATGTCTTTTTAACTTTTCATCCATTTCACAAAGGTCATGCAGGTGGAGATATTTGGATTCCAGTTTGATCGAGTAGCGGTATAATAGGCCTTTCCCGTCTGCAATAATAGACTTGCATGAACTGCCAACCAAAGTCTTTCCTTCGAAACAGTGGACATCAAAACACGAATCCTGAAAAACGAGAAAAccacaaatgaaaacacaacacCTATATTAGTAACTGTAAAAGAGTATGGTAGTATATTGGCTGAAAAGTGTTGACCCATCTAGACAATAAGTTTATTTTAAATATTACTGTCATACGACAATTTCTGTATGTTTTATTATGTCAACAATGTTACAGTAATCTCACGTTGGAGGTCTTCATCTTTGTGTGTGTAGTGAGAATGGACGTAGTACCACCATGCCACCATGCTTCTCATAAAGTGGTGTAGATGATTTTTTTACTGATAATAGCGTAGATTTTTGATTATTTGTCTGGTCAAAAGAAATGGAGAGATGCGTCCCAAAGAGAGGGTAATGTAACAACACTGTTGACAATATAAATACCATGTGCGACCACGAACATGAATGGGAGATTGTATTCCAGATGTCAAGAAATGGTCGACAAGAACGTGATAGCCTTACTGGCTGATTCACATCCTGTCGTACGCGTCGAGCCATCTCAGGCTTTGAACTGTTCCTATTTCTGAAAGTCTGTAGATGCACCTTCAATCATTGTGCCCAAATCAGTGACGTTGTTATTACTATCTGTAACTTCCTACTATAACAGAAACTTCAACTAGATTTGgtaaacataaaatgaaaaaagataTTGTTTAAAATGGCATTGATAATGTCGTGTTGGATTCACCCATCGATTTCGAAATGGCAAATGCATAGCTAGATCAGAGATTCATCCCTACCGATCGCGGCAGTCATTAACTGGATGTTCATATGCTCCTGGCAACAAGAGAAAACGAGACTGGGTGTCTTGGATGTGTACCGTAAAATACTGGAAATTCACTGCATTAACAACGAATGACATCGTCATCATGGTGAAAGACGAACACAATAACAATAACTGTCACAAATGATATTAAGGTAAGAGTTTAAATTTTATATATGTGTAGAAATATCATTCAGTGACTGACACAGTTTTGCTGAATCTTTTAACGGTGTTTCAGTAAGTTGCATAATATATGGATAAGTTTTGAGCCAAACGGTTAATGattctgttttttttgtttgttgaaaccAAATAATGGTTAATGATTCTTTGTGGTTTTTCTAGGCGAAGGAGAAGCTAGAAAAGCTGAAGGTAGCTTCAACTCTCCAAGAAATGAAGTCCTCTACGAAGAAGGCCTTAGCGACATGAGAGATGGGAGTTGGAATGATGAGATCAATACGAAGAAGGCCTTATCAACATGAGAGATGAGACCAATACGAAGAAGGCCTTAGCGACATGAGAGATGGAAATTGGAATGATGAGATCAATACGAAGAAGGCCTTATCAACATGAGAGATGGGACCAATACGAAGAAGGCCTTATCAACATGAGAGATGGGAGTTGGAATGATGAGACCAACATGAAGAAGGCCTTATCGACATGAGAGATAGGACCAATACGAAGGCCTTATCGACATGAGAGATGGGAGTTGGATTGATGAGATCAATACGAAGAAGGCCTTATCGACATGAGAGATGGGACTAATATGAAGAAGGCCTTATCAGCATGAGAGATGGGAGTTGGAATGATGAGACCAATACGAAGAAGGGCTTAGCGACATGAGAGATGGGAGTTGGAATGACGAGACCAATATGAAGAAGGCCTTATTGACACGAGAGAGGGGAGTTGGAATGATGAGACCAATTTGAAGAAGGCGTTATCAACATGAACGATGGGAGTAGGATTGATGAGATCAATACAAAGAAGGCCTTATCGACATGAGAGATGGGACCAATAGGAAGAAGGCCTTATCGACATGAGAGATGGGAGTTGGAATGATGAGATCAATACGAAGAAGGCTTTATCGACATGAGAGATGGGAGTTGGATTGATGAGATCAATACGAAGAAGGCCTTATTGACATGAGAGATGGGACCAATACGAAGAAGGCCTTATCAACATGAGAGATGGGAGTTGGAATGATGAGGCCAACACGAAGAAGGCCTTATCGACTTGAGAGATGGGACCAATACGAAGAAGGCCTTATCAACATGAGAGAAGGGAGTTGGAATGATGAGACCAACACGAAGAAGGCCTTATCGACATGAGAGATGGGACCAATACGAAGAAGGCCTTATCAACATGAGAGATGGGAGTTGGAATGATGAGACCAACACGAAGAAGGCCTTATCGCCATGAGAGATGGGACCAATACAAAGGCCTTATCGACATGAGAGATGGGACCAATACGAAGAAGGCCTTATCAACATGAGAGATGGGAGTTGGAATGATGAGACCAACATGAAGAAGGCCTTATCGACATCAGAGATGGGACCAATACAAAGGCCTTATCTACTTGAGAGATGGGACCAATACGAAGAAGGCCTTATCGACATGAGAGATGGGTGTTGGATTGATGAGATCAATACGAAGAAGGCCTTATCGACATGAGAGATGGGACCAATACGAAGAAGGCCTTATCGACATGAGAGATGGGACCAATACGAAGAAGGCCTTATCGACATGAGAGATGGGACCAATACGAAGAAGGCCTTATCAACATGAGAGATGGGAGTTGGAATGATGAGACCAACACGAAGAAGGCCTTATCGCCATGAGAGATGGGACCAATACAAAGGCCTTATCGACATGAGAGATGGGACCAATACGAAGAAGGCCTTATCAACATGAGAGATGGGAGTTGGAATGATGAGACCAACATGAAGAAGGCCTTATCGACATCAGAGATGGGACCAATACAAAGGCCTTATCTACTTGAGAGATGGGACCAATACGAAGAAGGCCTTATCGACATGAGAGATGGGTGTTGGATTGATGAGATCAATACGAAGAAGGCCTTATCGACATGAGAGATGGGACCAATACGAAGAAGGCCTTATCAACATGAGAGATGGGAGTTGGAATGATGAGACCAACACGAAGAAGGCCTTATCGCCATGAGAGATGGGACCAATACAAAGGCCTTATCGACATGAGAGATGGGACTAGTACGAAGAAGGCCTTATCAACATGAGAGATGGGAGTTGGAATGACGGGACCAATACGAATAAGGCCTTAGTGACATGAGAGATGGGAGTTGGAATGACGAGACCAATACGAAGAAGGCCTTATCAACATGAGAGATGGAATTTGGAATGATGAGACCAATACGAAGAAGGCCTTATCGACATGAGAGATGGGAGTTTGATTGATGAGACCAACACGAAGAAGGCCTTATCGACTTGAGAGATGGGAGTTAGATTGATGAGATCAATACGGAGAAGGCCTTATCGACATGAAAGATGGGAGTTGGATTGATGAGACCAACATGAAGAAGGCCTTATCGCCATGAGAGATGGGACCAATATGAAGAAGGTCTTATCGTCACGAGAGATGGGACAAATATGAAGAAGGCCTTATCAACATGAGAGATGGGAGTTGGATTGATGAGATCAATACGAAGAAGACCTTATCGACATGAGAGATGGGAGTTGGAATGATGAGACCAATACGAAGAAGGCCTTATCGACATGAGAGATGGGACCAATACGAAGAAGGCCTTATCAACATGAGAGATAGGAGTTGGAATGATGAGACCAACACGAAGAAGGCCTTATCAACATGAGAGATGGGAGTTGGATTGATGAGATCAATACGAAGAAGGCCTTATCGACATGAGAGATGGGACCAATAGGATGAAGGCCTTATCGACATGAGAGATGGGAGTTGGAATGATGAGATCAATACGAAGAAGGCTTTATCGACATGAGAGATGGGAGTAGGATTGATGAGATCAATACGAAGAAGGCCTTATCGACATGAGAGATGGGACCAATGCGAAGGCCTTATCAACATGAGAGATGGGAGTTGGATTGATGAGATCAATACTAAGAAGGTCTTATCGACATGAGAGATGGGACTAATGTGAAGAAGGCCTTATCAGCATGAGAGATGGGAGTTGGATTGATGAGACCACCACGAAGAAGGCCTTATTGACATGAGAGATGGGACCAATATGAAGAAGGCGTTATCGACACGAGAGATGGGACCAATACAAAGGCCTTATCGACATGAGAGATGGGACCAATACGAAGAAGGCCTTATCGCCATGAGAGATGGGACCAATACAAAGGCCTTATCGACATGAGAGATGTTACCAATACGAAGAAGGCCTTATCAACATGAGAGATGGGAGTT encodes:
- the LOC137265848 gene encoding uncharacterized protein, with protein sequence MTLGSSVCACIVLTFALTVRGQFDDLAFDWDFESQCEKTCSDILKKDDCCPETSCESNQLNNLVLNADSSLRFEMIHSCPDEAEGQLRRLCVDGNRYDVTSDLESVMPVTSDGVTFFNKHCAACYNVSSYDKWSVNISCNAHVSLHTLRTQQEIVNMAISSGYCQVMLQKPTAVRLITCISTSVFGDDDSFFKSDDVFSNRRVQINSFIGTGRNQNPSFHVESDTPFSIILSFGDENEEEHEFPRDEKGDNSTCTKNQWTHKFTDSCFDVHCFEGKTLVGSSCKSIIADGKGLLYRYSIKLESKYLHLHDLCEMDEKLKRHVHEIADILQTDYFSCEIFPSITTDGSENYLKVMLTFELTVTKPVDRDVFEEQALNLTNEPWNMTCWDSVMQFKVNLVSSSSAETTRALIKPNPGDKLPMSHQTITMNNPEYESYMMDENSYINISPVMVCQFVIFNASQYTRSPTGDIRLTDGDVPLQPYEFDITDGDVRVCVDVLTSKYDAVPRPKRVSIHGVVRQYLSYVCVILSLVGLATTFTVYMVLPSLRSLPAKNNICLVVNLFLAQSLLQFGVRGTENPTSCAVLGILIHFFWLASLLSMNVCCFHMYRVFSSRTLAAMPRHSSLKTLVKYIAYPYTVAAIIVTSTITSQYVTSNGSSIGYGGRHCYLSSPLLIGLAFALPLGVILLLNGFMFCRAVRSIAQTSLIQREALAKGRHNLHVYIKLSTLTGLFWIVGILAEVFPLEVLSYLSIILNGSQGVFICIACVFNKRVLHLACCTRKPQGQTTSSDKSKTRTKSTSANDVN